In a single window of the Ooceraea biroi isolate clonal line C1 chromosome 8, Obir_v5.4, whole genome shotgun sequence genome:
- the LOC105275624 gene encoding alpha-tocopherol transfer protein-like isoform X1, protein MTSHKNMISEDVMLSDITEVPSVKYNGNKILQLDFNPPTPEFQEVAKRELRETPELQKESIARLRELLKAETDLKCPLENEAWLIRFLRPCKYYPESTRDRVKHYYNFKVKHANVYDNLKPSKERNIFEQNILTVLPNLDEHGRRILIIELGKKWKHNKCSLDEVYKGCVLYLEAAMLEPTSQITGAVIIFDMDGLSLQQTWQFTPPFAKRIVDLLQDVVALRIKNLHIVNQPYVFNMVFALFKPFLREKLKNRIIFHGTDRKSLHQYMSPKCLPACYGGTLGAVEVTAMDWYHLFIQMEKEYEAINSYGYKKK, encoded by the exons ATGACATCGCACAAGAACATGATATCAGAAG aCGTTATGTTATCAGACATCACCGAAGTGCCGTCCGTAAAATATAATGGCAATAAGATTCTCCAACTCGACTTTAATCCTCCCACTCCAGAATTTCAAGAAGTAGCTAAAAGGGAACTGCGGGAGACTCCCGAACTTCAGAAGGAGTCAATAGCACGCTtgagagaattattaaaag CCGAAACAGATCTCAAATGCCCGTTGGAGAACGAAGCCTGGCTGATCAGATTTCTACGGCCGTGCAAGTACTACCCCGAGtcgacgcgcgatcgcgtcAAGCACTATTACAACTTCAAGGTGAAACACGCGAATGTATACGACAATCTGAAGCCGAGCAAGGAGAGGAACATCTTCGAACAGAACATCCTAACCGTGCTGCCCAATCTGGATGAGCACGGCCGACGCATATTGATAATCGAGCTTGGCAAGAAGTGGAAGCACAACAAGTGTAGTCTTGATGAGGTCTACAAGGGATGCGTGCTCTACCTGGAGGCCGCAATGCTGGAACCAACATCACAGATCACCGGTGCGGTCATCATCTTCGACATGGACGGCCTCAGCCTGCAGCAAACGTGGCAGTTCACCCCGCCGTTCGCCAAGCGGATAGTCGATCTGCTCCAGGATGTGGTGGCGCTGAGGATCAAGAATTTGCACATCGTGAACCAGCCGTACGTGTTCAACATGGTGTTTGCTCTGTTCAAGCCCTTCCTGCGGGAGAAGCTGAAGAACAGG ATCATTTTCCACGGCACCGACCGGAAATCGCTGCATCAGTATATGTCGCCGAAGTGTCTACCGGCGTGTTACGGCGGCACTCTAGGCGCAGTAGAAGTGACTGCGATGGATTGGTACCATTTATTTATCCAGATGGAAAAGGAATACGAGG CCATCAATTCGTACGGCTACAAGAAGAAATAA
- the LOC105275624 gene encoding alpha-tocopherol transfer protein-like isoform X2 has protein sequence MAPKLENVMLSDITEVPSVKYNGNKILQLDFNPPTPEFQEVAKRELRETPELQKESIARLRELLKAETDLKCPLENEAWLIRFLRPCKYYPESTRDRVKHYYNFKVKHANVYDNLKPSKERNIFEQNILTVLPNLDEHGRRILIIELGKKWKHNKCSLDEVYKGCVLYLEAAMLEPTSQITGAVIIFDMDGLSLQQTWQFTPPFAKRIVDLLQDVVALRIKNLHIVNQPYVFNMVFALFKPFLREKLKNRIIFHGTDRKSLHQYMSPKCLPACYGGTLGAVEVTAMDWYHLFIQMEKEYEAINSYGYKKK, from the exons ATGGCACCAAAATTGGAAA aCGTTATGTTATCAGACATCACCGAAGTGCCGTCCGTAAAATATAATGGCAATAAGATTCTCCAACTCGACTTTAATCCTCCCACTCCAGAATTTCAAGAAGTAGCTAAAAGGGAACTGCGGGAGACTCCCGAACTTCAGAAGGAGTCAATAGCACGCTtgagagaattattaaaag CCGAAACAGATCTCAAATGCCCGTTGGAGAACGAAGCCTGGCTGATCAGATTTCTACGGCCGTGCAAGTACTACCCCGAGtcgacgcgcgatcgcgtcAAGCACTATTACAACTTCAAGGTGAAACACGCGAATGTATACGACAATCTGAAGCCGAGCAAGGAGAGGAACATCTTCGAACAGAACATCCTAACCGTGCTGCCCAATCTGGATGAGCACGGCCGACGCATATTGATAATCGAGCTTGGCAAGAAGTGGAAGCACAACAAGTGTAGTCTTGATGAGGTCTACAAGGGATGCGTGCTCTACCTGGAGGCCGCAATGCTGGAACCAACATCACAGATCACCGGTGCGGTCATCATCTTCGACATGGACGGCCTCAGCCTGCAGCAAACGTGGCAGTTCACCCCGCCGTTCGCCAAGCGGATAGTCGATCTGCTCCAGGATGTGGTGGCGCTGAGGATCAAGAATTTGCACATCGTGAACCAGCCGTACGTGTTCAACATGGTGTTTGCTCTGTTCAAGCCCTTCCTGCGGGAGAAGCTGAAGAACAGG ATCATTTTCCACGGCACCGACCGGAAATCGCTGCATCAGTATATGTCGCCGAAGTGTCTACCGGCGTGTTACGGCGGCACTCTAGGCGCAGTAGAAGTGACTGCGATGGATTGGTACCATTTATTTATCCAGATGGAAAAGGAATACGAGG CCATCAATTCGTACGGCTACAAGAAGAAATAA
- the LOC105275625 gene encoding alpha-tocopherol transfer protein-like, with the protein MMSSSSEQEMDPATLITTNHLRKIMTNAAIVTISKHSINIELEDPDEYFIQKAKDELRETPEFIAQGYKELREYIAGEPNLHLPDDEDFLIKFLRPCKWYAKSAFRLIQRHFGFRQTYSHIFVNLLPSHEKVAFCSNLLYPLPIRNKDGSRIILIMGGKKWKPKEVSLDSYFRSLLFLLFVAMTEYKTQISGVQIILDMEGLTLNHITYITPTFAKMLVEFIQRCVPLRVKSIHIINQSFLFNMAFAIFKPFLEEKLRKRIFFHGRNREPLMAHIDKKALFKMYGGELDEPEELFGTNLWQLMCQYDVLFKALLEFGYRTNDNKK; encoded by the exons ATGATGTCTTCATCGTCGGAGCAAGAAATGGATCCAGCCACGTTAATTACCACAAATCATCTTCGGAAAATAATGACGAATGCCGCGATCGTCACGATCAGTAAACACTCGATCAACATTGAGTTGGAGGATCCTGATGAATATTTCATCCAGAAGGCCAAAGATGAGTTGCGGGAAACACCAGAGTTCATTGCTCAAGGTTACAAGGAGTTGAGAGAGTATATTGCAG GGGAACCTAATTTACACCTACCGGATGATGAGGactttcttataaaatttctaagacCATGCAAGTGGTACGCGAAAAGTGCTTTCCGTCTT ATACAACGGCATTTTGGATTCCGTCAGACTTATTCGCATATTTTTGTCAATCTGTTACCCAGCCACGAGAAGGTGGCATTTTGCTCTAATTTACTATATCCGTTACCGATTCGCAATAAAGATGGAAGCagaataatactaataatggGAGGAAAGAAATGGAAACCGAAGGAAGTGTCACTTGATTCGTATTTCAGAAGTCTCCTGTTCCTCTTATTCGTGGCGATGACGGAATATAAAACTCAG ATTTCAGGTGTGCAGATTATTTTAGATATGGAGGGCTTGACCCTCAATCACATAACGTATATCACTCCAACTTTCGCCAAAATGTTAGTGGAATTTATACAGAGATGTGTGCCACTCCGTGTTAAATCCattcatattataaatcagtcgtttttattcaatatggcatttgcaatatttaaacCATTCCTAGAG GAAAAGCTTCGTAAACGGATTTTCTTCCACGGGAGAAACAGAGAGCCTTTAATGGCTCACATAGATAAGAAGGCACTATTTAAAATGTACGGGGGCGAGCTGGATGAACCTGAAGAATTATTTGGCACCAATTTGTGGCAACTTATGTGTCAATATGACGTCCTGTTCAAAG CTCTTCTTGAATTTGGATACAGAACAAATGATAATAAGAAATGA
- the LOC105275618 gene encoding clavesin-1, with protein MSFTIELNPPGPEARALAEKELRETDENVKKGIETLRKLLEEDKTIFYSTDDDFLMIFLRPCKFYPESALQLMKRVAEFKDKNAALLNNLMPNDEKEGFMEHNIINVMKGKDHKHRRILMMNVGKPWDPSKITCDQMFRMLYLIHELAMQEPESQIYGSVVIMDFDGLSMKQVMGLTPTFSMRLLTFIQDAMPLRLKEVHIVKQPFLFNMVWQMFKPFVREKLKKRMFFHGTKMSSLHSHIPATHLPKNYGGELPEIDYTGADWYPEMIKHEQKIREWNTYGSRKD; from the exons ATGTCTTTCACTATAGAATTAAATCCACCTGGGCCTGAAGCTAGGGCCCTGGCCGAGAAGGAACTCCGGGAGACCGACGAGAACGTGAAAAAGGGCATCGAAACTCTAAGGAAACTCCTCGAAG AGGACAAGACGATTTTCTACAGCACCGATGATGATTTCCTCATGATCTTCCTCCGGCCATGCAAATTCTACCCGGAGAGTGCCTTACAGCTCATGAAACGCGTCGCAGAGTTCAAGGACAAGAATGCAGCTTTGTTGAACAACCTGATGCCGAACGATGAGAAGGAAGGCTTCATGGAGCATAATATCATTAACGTGATGAAAGGTAAAGATCATAAACATCGCAGAATACTGATGATGAATGTCGGCAAACCTTGGGATCCTTCTAAGATCACGTGCGACCAGATGTTCCGAATGCTTTATCTTATCCACGAGCTGGCTATGCAGGAACCCGAGTCACAG ATTTACGGTAGCGTGGTGATAATGGATTTCGATGGGCTCTCCATGAAACAAGTTATGGGACTGACGCCAACTTTCAGCATGAGATTGCTTACTTTTATTCAAGATGCTATGCCACTGCGCTTGAAGGAG GTTCATATTGTGAAGCAACCGTTCCTGTTTAATATGGTATGGCAAATGTTCAAACCGTTCGTCAGAGAGAAATTGAAGAAGCGCATGTTCTTCCATGGTACCAAGATGTCATCTCTTCATTCTCATATCCCTGCAACTCATCTACCGAAAAATTACGGCGGTGAATTACCAGAGATAGATTACACCGGCGCTGACTGGTATCCAGAAATGATCAAACACGAGCAAAAAATTCgag AATGGAACACATACGGATCTCGCAAGGATTAA
- the LOC105275619 gene encoding neuralized-like protein 4, which yields MFHRRCGRRVTLSNNNCTATRNLSEFEDGLVFSAKPLQDDELFEIIIDKKMIPWSGNVEIGVTECDPETMEIPSSAINLRHGSWIMSGSCIFYDGVQIVEMYAMDLNDLGQGSTLGVMRTSNHELVFHINGVSQGVAVSNIPERVFAVVDVYGDCSQVSIAPPRLPDTHNSAPKESEAEINNDFAMGETSSSSTASLVTNLNVNLSVNVNVNLPKNPTPAAIRQDRLRFHERGGSLVKLSNNARTAERRRPLDEFNNGVVMTHRQLRDNELFEIRIDRLLAKWSGSIEVGVTTHSPTALEFPATMTNMRSGTTMMSGCGILTNGKGTQREYGEFNLDELRVGDRVGMIRQTNGDLHYIINGLDQGVAAKIPAGVWGVIDLYGMTVKVTIVDRDEREEQNLVTRRNTMQLQGLDNEEPGEEEPDRLMFHPCCGTHADVINNGRTAHRPNAIDDFNNGVVLTSRPLKPNELFEVRLDKMVTKWAGSIEIGVTTHSPTELEFPFTMTNVRSGTWMMTGNGVMHNGTTMIDQYGQNLDRLQIGDRVGVMRKDNATLHFYVNGADQGVAAMNVPEKVYGVIDLYGQAAQATIVDNVDFYSPTTNNSSFSNTTLYSDLRFHHVHGKNARITNNGLTASRPRALGEFNEAIVIANRALRDGEMFEVVIDKMVSRWSGAIEAGVTVIKPDELEFPSTMTDIDHDTWMLSGSTVMRDGVTVRNNYACDLDKLMEGNRIGMMRCADSSLHYFLDGVDQGPACTDLPSNVYPVIDLYGQCAQVTIVLPERRDALTQQYLPSENSISQQPTSVIQPQVQTEILHKFHESVGLNIQLNTDRTVAARCREYNNAVLLSEDALENNELFEIAIQEVAREWSGCLKIGVLSNETGNWLTMMNLVPGMTSIPSDAWYLTGNEVRHIGYALATNYCTSLDWLRVGDKIGVRRTHEGNLKFYVNGEDMGVAASDVPEMVYAVIELFGSTVAVNITSSKQQNPAISPNASLRLQDSLELLLDPVPPRNDAGMDTSIDVSEGKLMNEATLTPTQPPLATVVVDGDCNYEFHENHGRNIQLDTKTIARRVASYNQGVVMSSRPLIKGKPFQVRIEKLNERWVSNILCGVSCISPEKQASFPLTALAFKRHSWIICSDWIFQNGTRVKTRYGADLENLQYNSTVSLLIDEDSRLHLFINGVDQGVAATDLPPYVFAVIDLYGQCEQVSIVRVNEESSYTNVAIDNALVAPIEQCASAEAEDVENSREKADLECHEKENAMATVSSDLSPSSTSPSVPSQCSSNTRDGNLVEYSSYSSNNSANLTNGIGNKASSIDSNNSDSESELSNDARSAKNRLYLDKAAPPSNNQPENNLESESNLDVENRALASVLSIRNECTNVEINNATNINIQKGMVASASNMTSLNAAITASNANNAINESIASNSQANNVSSAQQNNLSANNMTAGAGADLPNNACSGFHESRSYAARENVAPIRDNSFNGNVLPSQNTTANLRDAVYNASSVSLMPSLLPSTPLGPPVVASSRKCDYLKACMQLKKSLVLPDEFFSTDEMLCYCSTCYKLDGDNATCKKGEPPAEFAIPVGWVRFPLKQNINANQIPQSTTDKWHVAFYGIRLDAIRLILDRGELMTKEQLDVSNLTAGTKSEDQNPQVSFSPSIKYAASDEFTRKYPYIDTQSNKKLNASTAFQLLVRPGSYTISPGDKDGTDLHCESSKWATKEAGATVIVALLVHLDGF from the exons ATGTTCCATCGGCGATGCGGTCGCCGTGTCACCCTCAGCAACAACAACTGCACCGCCACGCGCAACCTGTCCGAGTTCGAGGACGGCCTGGTGTTCAGCGCGAAGCCGCTCCAGGATGACGAGCTGTTCGAGATCATCATCGACAAGAAg ATGATACCATGGAGCGGCAATGTGGAAATTGGAGTAACGGAGTGCGATCCGGAGACCATGGAAATACCATCAAGTGCCATAAACCTGCGTCATGGGTCCTGGATTATGAGCGGCTCTTGCATATTTTACGACGGAGTCCAGATCGTAGAGATGTACGCTATGGATCTCAACGATCTGGGCCAGGGGAGCACCTTAGGAGTAATGCGGACGTCCAAT CATGAGCTGGTATTCCACATCAATGGCGTATCGCAGGGCGTTGCCGTCAGCAACATTCCGGAGCGTGTTTTTGCCGTTGTAGACGTGTACGGCGACTGTTCGCAAGTCAGCATAGCTCCTCCCAGGCTTCCCGATACGCATAATAGTGCACCGAAAGAAAGTGAAGCCGAGATCAATAACGATTTTGCTATGGGGGAAACCTCGAGTTCCTCAACAGCGAGTCTAGTCACTAACTTAAACGTTAATTTAAGCGTCAATGTAAATGTTAATCTACCGAAAAACCCAACCCCCGCTGCCATACGGCAAGATAGACTGAGGTTTCATGAGAGAGGAGGCTCATTGGTCAAACTGTCCAACAACGCCAGGACCGCCGAGAGGCGGAGGCCGCTCGATGAATTTAACAACGGTGTTGTGATGACCCATAGACAGCTACGAGATAATGAATTATTCGAA ATACGAATAGACAGGCTGCTTGCCAAGTGGTCGGGGAGCATAGAAGTTGGCGTTACCACTCACAGCCCTACAGCACTAGAATTTCCGGCGACGATGACCAATATGCGCTCCGGCACGACGATGATGTCCGGCTGTGGTATCCTAACAAACGGCAAAGGCACGCAACGGGAGTACGGAGAATTTAACTTGGACGAATTGCGG GTGGGCGACCGTGTAGGGATGATTCGGCAGACTAATGGAGATCTCCACTACATAATAAATGGGTTGGACCAAGGTGTTGCTGCTAAAATACCCGCCGGCGTATGGGGTGTGATAGATCTTTACGGAATGACTGTTAAAGTGACTATTGTCGATCGTGACGAGAGAGAGGAGCAAAATCTCGTTACTAGGAGGAACACCATGCAGCTGCAAGGTCTAGACAATGAAg AACCTGGAGAGGAAGAGCCTGATAGACTGATGTTTCATCCCTGTTGTGGCACACACGCTGATGTGATCAACAATGGACGTACAGCGCATAGACCCAA cGCCATAGATGATTTTAACAACGGCGTCGTGTTAACTTCAAGACCGTTGAAGCCCAACGAGCTGTTCGAGGTGAGGCTGGACAAAATGGTCACGAAGTGGGCTGGCTCTATCGAGATTGGCGTTACCACACATTCCCCGACGGAACTGGAATTCCCCTTTACCATGACGAACGTTAG ATCCGGCACATGGATGATGACGGGGAACGGTGTCATGCACAACGGCACCACCATGATTGATCAGTACGGCCAGAATCTGGATCGGCTGCAGATTGGCGATCGCGTGGGCGTAATGAGGAAAGACAATGCGACGCTGCACTTCTACGTGAACGGCGCCGATCAAGGGGTAGCTGCGATGAACGTACCCGAGAAGGTTTACGGCGTGATTGATCTCTATGGACAGGCCGCCCAAGCCACTATAGTTGACAATGTAGACTTTTATAGCCCGACCACGAACAATTCAAGTTTTAGCAACACAACATTGTACAG CGATCtgagatttcatcatgttcACGGGAAAAACGCGAGGATCACGAATAACGGCTTAACGGCGTCCAGGCCGCGAGCTCTCGGAGAGTTCAACGAAGCTATCGTGATTGCGAATCGTGCGCTACGCGACGGTGAGATGTTCGAGGTGGTGATAGATAAAATGGTCTCCAGATGGTCGGGTGCTATTGAAGCAG GAGTGACTGTGATAAAACCTGACGAGTTGGAATTTCCGTCAACCATGACGGACATCGATCACGACACGTGGATGCTGTCCGGGTCGACGGTGATGCGTGACGGAGTAACAGTACGTAATAATTATGCCTGCGACCTGGATAAATTGATGGAGGGCAATCGGATCGGAATGATGCGTTGTGCCGATTCTTCGTTGCACTACTTCTTGGATGGGGTGGATCAGGGGCCTGCCTGCACGGATTTACCGTCAAACGTTTATCCAGTGATCGATCTGTATGGCCAATGTGCACAG GTGACAATCGTGCTGCCGGAGCGCAGGGATGCCCTGACGCAACAGTATTTGCCATCGGAGAACAGCATCAGTCAACAGCCGACGTCGGTGATCCAACCTCAAGTGCAAACGGAGATCTTGCACAAGTTCCACGAGTCGGTCGGACTGAATATTCAACTAAACACTGATAGAACGGTGGCGGCCAGGTGTCGGGAGTACAACAATGCCGTGCTGCTGAGCGAGGACGCGCTGGAGAATAACGAGCTGTTCGAGATCGCTATTCAGGAAGTGGCCCGCGAGTGGAGCGGCTGCTTGAAGATTGGTGTCCTGAGCAACGAGACGGGCAACTGGCTGACTATGATGAATCTCGTGCCTGGCATGACGTCAATTCCCAGCGACGCTTGGTACCTGACGGGCAATGAGGTGAGACATATCGGTTACGCGTTGGCCACTAACTACTGCACGAGTCTGGATTGGTTGCGGGTGGGCGACAAGATTGGCGTGAGGCGCACCCACGAGGGCAACCTAAAGTTCTACGTGAACGGTGAGGATATGGGCGTAGCGGCGTCCGACGTGCCGGAGATGGTGTACGCGGTGATAGAGCTCTTCGGCAGTACCGTGGCTGTGAACATCACCAGCAGTAAGCAGCAGAATCCCGCAATATCTCCCAATGCTAGTTTGAGGCTGCAAGATTCCCTGGAGCTCCTGCTGGATCCAGTCCCGCCGAGAAACGACGCAGGAATGGACACGTCTATCGACGTGTCGGAGGGGAAGCTGATGAACGAGGCGACGCTCACGCCGACACAGCCCCCCCTCGCCACCGTGGTCGTCGATGGAGATTGCAACTACGAGTTCCATGAGAATCATGGCAGAAACATTCAACTGGACACAAAGACGATCGCCAGGCGGGTGGCTAGTTATAACCAGGGTGTAGTGATGTCTAGTCGCCCGTTGATAAAGGGCAAGCCGTTCCAAGTGAGAATAGAGAAGCTGAACGAACGCTGGGTATCGAATATTCTCTGCGGTGTTTCCTGCATATCGCCGGAGAAGCAGGCGAGTTTCCCTCTGACAGCACTGGCCTTCAAGAGGCACTCGTGGATCATCTGCAGCGATTGGATATTCCAAAATGGTACAAGAGTGAAAACAAGATACGGTGCTGACCTGGAGAATCTTCAGTACAACTCTACCGTGAGTTTACTCATTGACGAGGACAGCCGACTGCATTTGTTCATCAACGGCGTGGACCAAGGCGTGGCCGCGACCGATTTGCCACCGTACGTATTCGCGGTGATCGACTTGTACGGCCAATGCGAGCAAGTATCCATCGTGCGGGTGAACGAAGAGTCCTCTTACACCAATGTCGCCATTGATAATGCGCTCGTCGCGCCTATTGAACAATGTGCGAGCGCGGAAGCGGAGGATGTGGAGAACTCGCGAGAGAAAGCCGACTTGGAGTGTCACGAAAAGGAGAACGCGATGGCAACCGTTTCGTCGGATCTCTCTCCGTCTTCGACGTCCCCGAGCGTGCCGAGCCAATGCAGTTCGAATACCAGAGACGGTAATCTCGTCGAGTACTCGTCTTACTCCAGCAACAACAGCGCGAATCTGACGAACGGTATAGGGAACAAGGCATCGAGCATCGACAGTAATAATTCAGATTCGGAGTCGGAGTTGAGCAACGACGCGCGAAGCGCCAAGAACAGACTGTACTTGGACAAAGCGGCACCACCGTCGAACAATCAACCCGAGAACAACCTCGAGAGCGAATCTAATCTCGACGTGGAAAATCGTGCTCTCGCGAGCGTCTTAAGTATTAGGAACGAGTGTACAAATGTAGAGATTAACAATGCGACGAACATTAATATACAGAAAGGCATGGTGGCCAGCGCCAGTAACATGACCAGTCTGAACGCGGCGATCACCGCGTCGAACGCCAACAACGCGATTAACGAAAGCATAGCGTCCAATAGTCAGGCAAATAATGTAAGCAGCGCTCAGCAGAACAATTTGTCCGCGAACAACATGACCGCGGGCGCGGGTGCGGATCTTCCTAACAACGCCTGCTCCGGCTTCCACGAGTCACGGTCCTACGCTGCCCGGGAGAACGTCGCGCCGATCCGCGACAACTCCTTCAACGGCAATGTACTTCCGAGCCAGAACACGACGGCGAATCTACGAGACGCCGTGTACAATGCGTCCTCCGTGTCACTGATGCCGTCATTGTTGCCGTCCACTCCTCTCGGTCCCCCGGTGGTCGCGTCGTCGCGCAAATGCGACTACTTGAAAGCATGCATGCAGCTGAAGAAGTCGCTCGTTCTGCCGGACGAGTTCTTTTCCACTGATGAGATGCTGTGCTACTGCAGCACGTGTTATAAGTTGGACGGTGATAACGCGACGTGCAAGAAGGGCGAGCCGCCAGCAGAATTCGCGATACCGGTCGGCTGGGTGAGGTTCCCGTTGAAACAGAACATCAACGCCAATCAGATCCCGCAGAGCACGACGGACAAGTGGCACGTCGCGTTCTATGGTATACGCCTCGACGCGATAAG ATTGATCCTGGATAGAGGAGAACTAATGACCAAAGAGCAACTAGACGTGAGCAACTTGACAGCGGGTACAAAGAGCGAGGATCAAAATCCGCAGGTGTCGTTTTCGCCCAGCATCAAGTACGCGGCGTCCGATGAATTTACCAGAAAATATCC GTATATCGACACGCAGTCGAATAAGAAACTGAACGCTTCAACCGCGTTTCAACTGCTAGTGAGACCCGGTTCGTATACGATCAGTCCCGGTGACAAGGATGGCACCGATCTCCACTGCGAGTCCAGCAAGTGGGCCACCAAAGAGGCTGGCGCCACGGTGATCGTTGCTCTGCTCGTTCATCTGGACGGATTTTAA
- the LOC105275620 gene encoding guanine nucleotide-binding protein subunit beta-2, translating to MGKDDAETVALKKELEDLINKCKEEQKKQQDTTLEEACSGVADAPKVRLSTKKLLKGHINKVNSVHFSGDSRHCVTGSLDGKLIIWDSWTGNKVQVIPLRSAWVMSVAFAPSGNFVACGGMDNMCTVYDVNNRDATGSAKIVRELLGYEGFLSSCRFLDDNKIITGSGDMKICIWDLEANKKTADFAAHAGDVVSISLSPDGNTYVTGSVDKTCKLWDLREEKAKQTFFGHDADVNSVCYHPSGQGFVTASEDKTARLWDLRSDQQLATFKPPNSNPGFTSCGLSLSGRFIFCGSDNNYIHIWDTLKNQHNGVMSGHENRVTSLSVTGNGMAIASCSWDQYVRIWV from the exons ATGGGGAAAGACGACGCCGAGACCGTAGCCCTGAAGAAGGAATTGGAGGACCTCATCAACAAGTGCAAG GAAGAACAAAAAAAGCAGCAGGATACAACGTTAGAGGAGGCGTGCAGCGGAGTCGCGGATGCTCCGAAAGTTCGGCTGTCGACCAAGAAGTTGCTGAAGGGGCATATCAATAAAGTCAACTCGGTGCACTTTAGCGGCGACAGTCG GCATTGCGTGACCGGATCGTTGGACGGAAAGCTGATCATCTGGGACTCGTGGACCGGCAACAAAGTGCAGGTCATCCCGTTACGTTCGGCCTGGGTGATGTCCGTGGCTTTCGCACCGTCCGGCAATTTTGTTGCGTGCGGCGGCATGGACAATATGTGCACCGTTTATGATGTGAACAATCGCGACGCCACGGGGTCGGCCAAGATTGTGAGGGAGTTACTGGGTTACGAGGGGTTCCTGTCGTCCTGCAGGTTCCTCGACGATAACAAGATCATTACTGGATCCGGTGACATGAAAAT TTGCATATGGGACCTGGAGGCCAACAAGAAAACAGCAGACTTTGCGGCGCACGCGGGTGACGTGGTGAGCATCAGTTTGTCCCCCGACGGCAATACTTACGTCACCGGCTCGGTCGACAAAACTTGCAAACTGTGGGACTTGCGGGAAGAGAAAGCCAAGCAGACGTTCTTCGGCCACGACGCTGACGTGAATTCGGTTTGC TATCATCCCTCCGGGCAAGGCTTCGTAACAGCGTCCGAAGACAAGACGGCGAGACTGTGGGACTTGAGATCCGATCAGCAGTTAGCCACGTTCAAGCCGCCAAACTCGAATCCCGGATTTACATCATGCGGCTTGTCCCTGAGTGGCAGATTCATATTCTGCGGCAGTGACAATAATTACATTCACATATGGGATACATTGAAAAACCAACACAACG GTGTCATGTCGGGCCACGAGAATAGAGTGACGTCGCTCAGCGTCACTGGAAACGGGATGGCGATTGCCAGCTGCTCCTGGGATCAGTACGTTCGAATTTGGGTGTAA